The Hahella sp. HNIBRBA332 genome window below encodes:
- a CDS encoding AraC family transcriptional regulator — translation MQLGDISVNFVELMREACHRLNVDPMPVLNEYGVTTETLASPKARISISRFMRIGQALISTANQPALGLFMGQALRITHMGLSGYAAMTSSNLERAIRLWIHYESLSSVNKRGSSRFYLTEESGVAQFYSISPYNEFNYFVVDCLLSGWSALAHWITGQERLLKEVEIEFEAPPYAQHYQLAFNCPVKFGRSRNALIFRKEALTLPSIYANPATHSEIVSICNRELTTLVGATSLTERVKQIITPMLQGREVGLTETARQLGLSEWTLQRRLKKEGVQFQQVLDETRKQVAATYLKATDLTIGEIAYLLGFSSPAAFHRAFKRWFGVNPKPFKDQHTSGRVDGDTATGENT, via the coding sequence ATGCAGCTCGGCGACATATCCGTCAATTTCGTAGAATTAATGCGCGAAGCCTGTCACCGGCTTAACGTTGACCCAATGCCGGTCCTCAACGAATACGGCGTTACGACGGAGACTCTCGCCTCCCCCAAGGCGCGAATCAGCATATCCCGCTTCATGCGCATCGGGCAGGCCCTGATCAGCACCGCCAACCAGCCCGCACTGGGATTATTCATGGGGCAAGCGCTGCGCATCACCCATATGGGCCTTTCCGGCTATGCAGCCATGACCAGCTCCAATCTTGAGCGGGCGATCCGGCTATGGATTCACTATGAAAGCCTGAGCAGCGTCAACAAACGCGGCAGCAGCCGGTTTTATCTGACAGAAGAAAGTGGCGTCGCCCAGTTTTATTCCATCAGCCCTTATAACGAGTTCAACTATTTCGTGGTGGATTGCCTGCTCAGCGGATGGAGCGCGCTGGCGCACTGGATTACCGGACAGGAGCGGCTACTGAAAGAAGTGGAAATCGAATTTGAGGCGCCGCCTTACGCTCAACATTATCAACTGGCTTTCAATTGTCCCGTTAAGTTCGGTCGCTCTCGTAACGCACTGATTTTTCGTAAAGAAGCGCTAACTCTCCCTTCTATTTACGCCAATCCGGCTACACATAGCGAAATCGTCAGCATCTGCAACCGGGAGCTCACCACCCTGGTTGGAGCCACCAGTCTGACTGAACGGGTCAAGCAGATTATCACCCCCATGCTGCAAGGACGCGAAGTGGGGCTCACTGAAACAGCAAGACAGCTGGGTCTATCGGAGTGGACACTACAAAGGCGATTAAAAAAGGAAGGCGTTCAATTTCAACAAGTTCTGGACGAGACTCGCAAACAGGTCGCGGCTACCTACCTCAAAGCCACAGACTTAACGATTGGCGAGATCGCTTACCTACTGGGCTTTTCTTCACCTGCAGCATTTCATCGGGCCTTTAAGAGGTGGTTTGGCGTCAATCCGAAGCCGTTCAAGGACCAGCACACTTCTGGCCGGGTGGACGGGGATACAGCGACAGGCGAAAATACTTGA